A genomic segment from Sciurus carolinensis chromosome 1, mSciCar1.2, whole genome shotgun sequence encodes:
- the Zfp41 gene encoding zinc finger protein 41 homolog yields MEKSAGRKRRTPASKVEADGQKATLKGEKVSGGTRSNKKPAAPREHRKELSLSPEDEAQLFDAFDASFKDDFEGVPVFVPFQRKKPYECSECGRIFKHKTDHIRHQRVHTGEKPFKCDQCGKTFRHSSDVTKHQRIHTGEKPFKCGECGKAFNCGSNLLKHQKTHTGEKPYECQECGKAFAYSSCLIRHRKRHPRKKH; encoded by the coding sequence ATGGAAAAATCTGCGGGCAGGAAAAGGAGGACCCCAGCCTCGAAGGTGGAGGCAGATGGACAGAAGGCCACTCTCAAAGGAGAGAAAGTGTCTGGTGGCACGAGGTCAAACAAGAAGCCTGCGGCACCCAGAGAGCATCGCAAGGAGCTGAGTCTGAGCCCGGAGGATGAGGCGCAGCTCTTTGATGCCTTCGATGCCTCATTTAAAGATGACTTCGAGGGCGTCCCCGTGTTCGTTCCTTTTCAGAGGAAGAAACCCTATGAATGCAGTGAATGCGGACGAATCTTTAAGCACAAGACAGATCACATTCGCCATCAGAGAGTtcacactggggagaagccctTTAAGTGTGATCAGTGTGGCAAAACGTTCCGGCACAGCTCTGACGTCACGAAACATCAACGGATTCACACTGGTGAGAAGCCTTTTAAGTGTGGggagtgtgggaaagccttcaacTGTGGCTCCAACCTCCTGAAACACCAGAAaacacacacaggagagaagccatATGAATGCCAagagtgtgggaaagcctttgcaTACAGCTCCTGTCTTATCCGGCACCGGAAACGCCACCCACGGAAGAAGCATTGA